A section of the Stenotrophomonas sp. 364 genome encodes:
- a CDS encoding glycoside hydrolase family 3 protein, with translation MNSPNKTLLGSCLLLALAAPVAAAPASGERLQDWPRVTSAIASDATIEARVKQIVAEMTLAQKVGQMTQPEIKTITPAQVRQYYIGSVLNGGGSWPGMNKHASVADWLTLADAYRAASLTTDARTPVPVIWGTDAVHGHNNVYGATLFPHNIGLGAAGDAELIERIGEATARATRATGIDWVFAPTLAVAHDPRWGRTYESFSSDPARVREYARAYVKGAQGRFGDDGNVVATAKHYIGDGATDNGRDQGEALVDKATMVNVHGQGYYGALGEGVQTVMASFNSWNDRSGRVDYGKMHGNKALLTDALKDTMGFDGFVVSDWNGIAQVPGCRNDSCAQAINAGIDMVMVPDDWKAFIANTIAQVEKGEIPMARIDDAVSRILRVKLRAGLFEHTPSDSRYAGDANAVQHRALARRAVRESLVLLKNEGSALPLRRNARVMVVGKSADSLSDQAGGWSLTWQGTENTNADFPNADSVLGALRAELGTQQVDYSADGTGLDPSKFDVVVAVVGETPYAETNGDILASDSVSHSRAYPQDLAVLRAAQASGKPVVTVYFSGRPMYTNDLLNLSQAFVAAWLPGSEGKGITDVLVAGKDGKPAHDFRGRLSFPWPGVPCPAPIDRPDPKRPALFTLGHGLTYSAPATLARLPEANPDNCGEVTTLPIFNRADTPPFALHVAANGATQPLGNDLNATLRWPTAMPVVQVRTVQVNTQQDAKEVTWLAPAQLIARSTSRRNLGALARNHGALQFDVQLVQRPASAVTVSMQCGTGCEGGVDIAPLLGKLAPGQKQTVTVPLACFAKRGVDLGAVEAPFVVSADAPFAAAFTQVRVSVDADEAAGVVRCP, from the coding sequence GTGAACAGCCCCAACAAGACCCTTCTTGGCAGCTGCCTGCTGCTCGCCCTGGCCGCACCGGTGGCCGCTGCGCCCGCCAGCGGCGAACGCCTGCAGGACTGGCCGCGGGTGACCAGCGCTATCGCCAGCGACGCGACGATCGAGGCGCGGGTGAAGCAGATCGTGGCGGAGATGACACTGGCGCAGAAGGTGGGGCAGATGACCCAGCCGGAGATCAAGACCATCACCCCGGCGCAGGTGCGCCAGTACTACATCGGCTCGGTGCTCAACGGCGGCGGCTCGTGGCCGGGCATGAACAAGCATGCCAGCGTAGCGGATTGGCTGACGCTCGCCGACGCGTACCGCGCGGCGTCGCTGACCACCGATGCGCGCACGCCGGTGCCGGTGATCTGGGGCACCGACGCGGTGCACGGCCACAACAACGTGTACGGCGCCACGCTGTTCCCGCACAACATCGGCCTGGGAGCGGCCGGCGATGCCGAACTGATCGAGCGCATCGGCGAAGCCACTGCACGCGCCACCCGTGCCACCGGCATCGACTGGGTGTTCGCGCCCACCCTGGCGGTGGCGCACGACCCGCGCTGGGGCCGCACCTATGAGAGCTTCTCCTCCGACCCGGCCCGCGTGCGCGAATACGCACGGGCCTACGTCAAGGGCGCGCAGGGCCGTTTCGGCGATGACGGCAACGTGGTGGCCACCGCCAAGCACTACATCGGCGACGGCGCCACCGACAACGGCCGCGACCAGGGCGAGGCGCTGGTGGACAAGGCCACCATGGTCAACGTGCACGGGCAGGGCTATTACGGCGCGCTGGGCGAAGGCGTGCAGACGGTGATGGCCTCGTTCAACAGCTGGAACGACCGTAGCGGCCGCGTCGACTACGGCAAGATGCACGGCAACAAGGCGCTGCTCACCGATGCCCTGAAAGACACCATGGGGTTCGACGGGTTCGTCGTCTCCGACTGGAACGGCATCGCCCAGGTGCCGGGCTGCCGCAACGACAGCTGCGCCCAGGCGATCAACGCCGGCATCGACATGGTGATGGTGCCCGACGACTGGAAGGCCTTCATCGCCAACACCATCGCGCAAGTGGAGAAGGGCGAGATTCCGATGGCGCGCATCGACGATGCGGTCAGCCGCATCCTGCGGGTCAAGCTGCGCGCCGGCCTGTTCGAGCACACGCCGTCAGACAGCCGCTATGCCGGTGACGCCAACGCCGTGCAGCACCGCGCGCTGGCGCGCCGGGCGGTTCGGGAGTCGCTGGTGCTGCTGAAGAACGAAGGCAGCGCGCTGCCGCTGCGCCGCAACGCGCGGGTAATGGTAGTGGGCAAGAGCGCCGACAGCCTGTCCGACCAGGCCGGTGGCTGGTCGCTGACCTGGCAGGGCACCGAAAACACCAACGCCGATTTCCCCAACGCCGATTCGGTGCTGGGTGCGCTGCGCGCCGAACTGGGGACGCAGCAGGTGGACTACAGCGCCGACGGTACCGGGCTGGACCCGAGCAAGTTCGATGTGGTGGTGGCGGTGGTGGGCGAAACCCCCTACGCCGAAACCAACGGCGACATCCTGGCCTCCGATTCGGTCAGCCACAGCCGCGCCTACCCGCAGGACCTGGCGGTGCTGCGCGCGGCCCAGGCCAGCGGCAAGCCGGTGGTCACCGTGTACTTCTCCGGTCGCCCGATGTACACCAACGACCTGCTCAACCTGTCCCAGGCATTCGTGGCGGCGTGGCTGCCGGGCAGTGAGGGCAAGGGCATCACCGATGTGCTGGTGGCCGGCAAGGACGGCAAGCCGGCGCACGACTTCCGCGGCCGGCTGAGCTTCCCGTGGCCGGGTGTGCCGTGCCCGGCACCGATTGACCGGCCGGACCCGAAGCGCCCGGCGCTGTTCACGCTCGGTCACGGCCTGACCTACAGCGCGCCCGCCACGCTGGCGCGCCTGCCCGAAGCCAATCCGGACAACTGCGGCGAAGTGACCACGCTGCCGATCTTCAACCGCGCCGATACGCCGCCGTTCGCACTGCACGTGGCCGCCAACGGTGCCACCCAGCCGCTGGGCAACGACCTCAACGCCACGCTGCGCTGGCCGACCGCCATGCCGGTGGTGCAGGTGCGCACCGTGCAGGTGAACACTCAGCAGGATGCCAAGGAAGTGACGTGGCTGGCACCGGCGCAGTTGATCGCACGCAGCACCTCGCGGCGCAACCTGGGCGCGCTGGCACGCAACCACGGCGCGCTGCAGTTCGACGTGCAGCTGGTGCAGCGCCCGGCATCGGCGGTGACGGTAAGCATGCAGTGCGGCACCGGCTGCGAAGGGGGCGTGGATATCGCCCCGCTGCTGGGCAAACTGGCGCCCGGCCAGAAGCAGACCGTGACCGTGCCGCTGGCGTGCTTTGCCAAGCGCGGCGTGGACCTGGGCGCGGTGGAAGCGCCGTTCGTGGTGAGCGCCGACGCACCGTTCGCGGCGGCATTCACCCAGGTGCGCGTGTCGGTGGATGCAGACGAGGCCGCGGGCGTGGTGCGCTGCCCGTAG
- a CDS encoding sugar MFS transporter, which produces MDNPAAVRGQHVQSNRVALTVVTAIFFMWGFLTCLNDILIPHLKAAFALTWVQAMLVQFTFFGAYFLMSLPAGRLVAAVGYKRGIVAGLAIAGVGALLFWPAAHAHVYGLFLAALFVLATGITVLQVAANPYVALLGPEQTASSRLTLAQSMNALGTTLAPLFGGLLILSAEPRTDEALALLPQAEALAYRAAEAQSVQLPYFGLAVALFVLAAAIWMFRLPAIPGVEEGAAGGRIRDALRHPHLRYGVLAIFFYVGAEVSIGSVLVNFLSMPGIGEGLTEQEATRYVSLYWGGALVGRLVGTVLLARLDPRRLLGIFALVVMALLAVTMLAGGGLAKWAVVSIGLFNSIMFPTIFALAIARLGALTGKGSSLLVMAIVGGAVVPLAMGWVADHHGLQLSFLLPMLCYLYIVFYAWRGSRHAA; this is translated from the coding sequence ATGGACAACCCTGCTGCAGTGCGCGGGCAACACGTGCAAAGCAACCGCGTGGCCCTGACGGTGGTCACCGCGATCTTCTTCATGTGGGGCTTCCTGACCTGCCTCAACGACATCCTCATTCCACACCTCAAGGCGGCCTTCGCGCTCACCTGGGTGCAGGCGATGCTGGTGCAGTTCACCTTCTTCGGCGCGTACTTCCTGATGTCGCTGCCGGCGGGCCGGCTGGTGGCGGCGGTGGGCTACAAGCGCGGCATCGTGGCCGGGCTGGCCATCGCCGGCGTGGGCGCGCTGCTGTTCTGGCCGGCCGCGCACGCGCATGTGTACGGGTTGTTCTTGGCGGCCTTGTTCGTGCTTGCCACCGGCATCACCGTGCTGCAGGTGGCGGCCAACCCGTACGTGGCGCTACTGGGACCGGAGCAGACCGCGTCCAGCCGGCTGACCCTGGCGCAGTCGATGAACGCACTGGGCACCACGCTGGCCCCGCTGTTTGGCGGCCTGCTGATCCTGTCGGCCGAACCGCGCACCGACGAAGCACTGGCGCTGCTGCCGCAGGCCGAGGCGCTGGCCTACCGCGCCGCCGAGGCGCAGTCGGTGCAGCTGCCGTACTTCGGCCTGGCCGTGGCACTGTTCGTGCTGGCCGCGGCCATCTGGATGTTCCGCCTGCCGGCGATCCCGGGCGTGGAGGAAGGGGCCGCCGGCGGGCGCATCCGCGACGCGCTGCGGCACCCGCACCTGCGCTACGGCGTGCTGGCGATCTTCTTCTACGTGGGTGCCGAAGTGTCCATCGGCAGCGTGCTGGTCAACTTCCTGTCGATGCCGGGCATCGGCGAAGGGCTCACCGAGCAGGAGGCCACGCGCTATGTGTCGTTGTACTGGGGCGGCGCACTGGTGGGCCGCCTGGTCGGCACCGTGCTGCTGGCCCGGCTGGACCCGCGCCGCCTGCTGGGCATCTTCGCGCTGGTGGTGATGGCGCTCCTGGCGGTGACCATGCTGGCCGGTGGCGGATTGGCCAAGTGGGCAGTGGTGAGCATCGGGCTGTTCAACTCGATCATGTTCCCGACCATCTTCGCGCTCGCCATCGCGCGCCTGGGCGCGTTGACCGGCAAGGGCTCCAGTCTGCTGGTCATGGCCATCGTGGGCGGGGCGGTGGTACCGCTGGCGATGGGCTGGGTGGCCGACCACCACGGCCTGCAGCTGTCGTTCCTGCTGCCCATGCTCTGCTACCTGTACATCGTGTTCTACGCGTGGCGGGGCTCGCGCCACGCCGCGTAG
- a CDS encoding LacI family DNA-binding transcriptional regulator, whose protein sequence is MRSRIEDVAAVAGVSIKTVSRVLNNEPNVRAETRERVTAAVARLGYKPNLSARSLAGQRSYALALVYNNPSRNYLMEIQNGMLEACHATHYNLILGPVGVGRSTLPDLAALFENSRPDGAVLIPPLTDDAVVLAYLEEHEIPFASIAPRHPDGRIGVRMDETTAVVELIGHLVAQGHRRIGHIKGPRAHGACQWRLAGYRQALREHGIAYDPALVVNGQFSFESGIEAANTLLDLPQPPTAIFAANDDMAAAVYRVAGQRGLRVPRDLSVCGFDDTPIAGHIYPALTTVRQPTSHMGRLATEQLIDHIRSPDAGRMVTVDHAVLVRESTHAPRRR, encoded by the coding sequence ATGCGTAGTCGAATCGAGGATGTCGCCGCGGTTGCGGGCGTTTCGATCAAGACCGTGTCCCGCGTGCTCAACAACGAGCCCAACGTACGCGCCGAAACGCGCGAGCGGGTCACCGCGGCGGTGGCGCGGCTGGGCTACAAGCCCAACCTGTCGGCGCGCAGCCTGGCCGGGCAACGCTCCTATGCATTGGCGCTGGTCTACAACAATCCCTCGCGCAACTACCTGATGGAAATCCAGAACGGCATGCTCGAAGCCTGCCACGCCACCCACTACAACCTGATCCTGGGTCCGGTCGGCGTTGGCCGCAGCACCCTGCCCGACCTGGCCGCATTGTTCGAGAACTCGCGGCCCGATGGCGCGGTGTTGATTCCACCGCTGACCGACGATGCGGTGGTGCTGGCCTACCTGGAAGAGCACGAGATTCCCTTCGCCAGCATCGCCCCGCGCCACCCCGACGGCCGCATCGGCGTGCGCATGGATGAAACCACGGCCGTGGTGGAACTGATTGGCCACCTGGTGGCGCAGGGCCACCGCCGCATCGGCCACATCAAGGGCCCGCGCGCGCACGGTGCCTGCCAGTGGCGCCTGGCCGGCTACCGCCAGGCGCTGCGTGAGCACGGCATCGCCTACGACCCGGCCCTGGTGGTCAACGGGCAGTTTTCATTCGAGTCCGGGATCGAGGCGGCAAACACGCTGCTCGACCTGCCGCAACCGCCGACAGCGATCTTCGCGGCCAACGATGACATGGCCGCCGCGGTCTACCGGGTGGCCGGCCAGCGCGGGCTGCGCGTGCCGCGCGACCTGTCGGTGTGCGGCTTCGATGACACGCCGATCGCCGGACATATCTACCCGGCGCTGACCACGGTGCGGCAGCCCACCTCGCACATGGGGCGGCTGGCCACCGAACAGCTGATCGACCACATCCGCTCACCCGACGCCGGCCGCATGGTCACCGTGGACCATGCGGTACTGGTGCGCGAATCGACCCACGCGCCGCGGCGACGCTGA